Genomic window (Coraliomargarita sinensis):
CCTATCACTCGCCCATCAGCGAGCCGGTTTTCCTCATTCGTGGCCGCGTCGACTGGCCGAAGCTCGAAACGAAAAAAGACGTGCTGGCGATTTTGCAGCAAACGCAAGACACCTATGAGGCCGCTGTAGAGGCCTTTCCGCTAATATACGGCTGCACTATAGAGGAGTTTCTAAACGGAGCACCGGCGTTCACGCAGACACCGGCAAAGGCCGATTTGGGCTTCGATTTCGTCGAAAATCGAGCGGCTTTTAAACGTTCTGCCCACACCCCACCCGTAATTTCCAGCGCTCCCTGCTTCTCAGCCCCCAATCGAGGGAAAAACGAGCAGAGCGAAGTTCCCGTAGGGCCGCCAACGGCGGTTTCATCGAACCAAACCACTCTAAAAGTCGAAGCGGAACCCCCCGGAGCCGTCAACCGAAGCCAAAAAAGCGAGCTAGTTGGTTCCTGCCGTCCACTTCCCGGGGAGAGTTGCGATCCCGCTCCACCTGGAAGTCCCGAATTTAACGCCGTCGAATACTTCGGCGCGTGAACCAAAACACCAAAATCAAACAAAACATGAGCAGTTATAATCAATGCACCTTCGTCGGCAACCTGACGGCCGACCCTGAACTCCGTAAAATCGGCGATAAAGCGACTCCCGTCCTCGATGGATCGCTGGCCGTGAACCGAGTCTATAAAGACAAGGAAGGCCGAAAGGTCGAAGACGTCGACTTCATCCCGTTTACCTCTTTCGGCAAAGCAGCCGAAATCCTCGCGAAGTACCTTCGGAAAGGAGATTCGGTCCTACTGTCCGGCGAAATGCGACAGGACAAATGGGAAGATAAAGAGAGCGGCCAAAAGCGCAGCCAGCTCAAACTTCGCGTCGAGAACTTTACGCTACTGAACAACAAGCGCGATTAATTCAACCGCCCTCCCGCCATGCCTCGAAAACGACTCTTTGACCTACTCGGTGAAATCCCGGTCGATCCGCGCACGCTTGAAAAAGCCGTCCGCGAATCCGGAATCCGCATAACCCGCGTGGGCCGGAGTGGTCCACTGGTCAGCCAAGAAGACTTTGAGCGCATCCAGCGGGAGGGCATCCCCTACTACAAAGACAAAATAACGACAGAAGGCATCCGATGAATGAAGCAGATAAACAATCTCCCGAAAATCCCGCGCCGGAGCCGGAGCCAAAAGGACCGGCTATGGACCAACCTCCTGCCCAAAACTCACAAAATGACTTGGCGCAGGCTAAACAGCCGCAAATGCAGCCTGATGGGGATGCCGGGAGCGGTGACCGATCCCTCGAACTGGTGAGACCCGAAAGCTTAGTCGATGGCGAATTGCCGGAACCCTCCGAGCACGTTGTTCGCGATCATGTCCCGCAACACCGGGAAGCGCAGCCGCAACGCGAAAGCGAAACACCCCGCGCCGGGAATGAAACCGGACAAAATGTCCGCCTACCGGAAGGCCTCGAAAAGACCGAGCGCGGCATCCGTGACCAATCGGGCCGATACTTCGATCCAGAGAAGCATCAACATAGCAACGGCCTCCCGAGAGCATCCGATAAAGGCTATCTTCGACCTTGGGGCCGGATACATAAAAAAGCGGGACTGCATCTGAAAGCGGAAGGTTTCGGAAGTTACGAAGACGAAGCCCCGGAACGCGAAGAAAGTTTCTTCAATAAGGCGAAAAGCCTCTTATTCGGAGACTCGAAACCCAAACCGGAACCAGAACCCGCGAAAGAGCCCGAAACCCGC
Coding sequences:
- a CDS encoding single-stranded DNA-binding protein — its product is MSSYNQCTFVGNLTADPELRKIGDKATPVLDGSLAVNRVYKDKEGRKVEDVDFIPFTSFGKAAEILAKYLRKGDSVLLSGEMRQDKWEDKESGQKRSQLKLRVENFTLLNNKRD